In Massilia violaceinigra, one DNA window encodes the following:
- a CDS encoding YceD family protein, with protein sequence MSAFVIDAFEFCRSNGHREGVTPVAEMSRLNKDCADQSGQIAWTIDGSTSKQGYPQMTLSVSGTVQLVCQRCLAPFAYEMDSSTVLMLGKDDEHADEIEEVLNDESIDVIVGSRECDVRDLFEDEALLALPQVPKHDACPDSKLLDAVKSDKPSPFAGLKNLKPE encoded by the coding sequence ATGAGTGCTTTTGTCATCGACGCTTTTGAGTTTTGTCGAAGCAACGGCCATCGCGAGGGCGTCACGCCTGTCGCTGAAATGAGCCGGTTGAACAAGGATTGCGCCGACCAGTCGGGCCAGATCGCCTGGACCATCGATGGGTCGACCAGCAAGCAGGGCTATCCGCAAATGACCTTGTCGGTATCCGGCACGGTCCAGCTGGTATGCCAGCGTTGCCTGGCCCCGTTCGCTTACGAGATGGATTCGTCCACCGTGCTGATGCTCGGCAAGGATGACGAGCATGCGGACGAGATCGAGGAAGTATTGAACGACGAGAGCATCGACGTCATCGTCGGCAGCCGCGAATGCGATGTGCGCGATCTGTTCGAGGATGAGGCCTTGCTGGCCCTGCCGCAAGTGCCGAAGCACGACGCATGTCCGGACAGCAAGCTGCTCGACGCGGTCAAGTCCGACAAGCCGTCGCCGTTTGCGGGGCTCAAGAATCTCAAGCCGGAATAG
- the rpmF gene encoding 50S ribosomal protein L32: MAVQQNKKSPSKRGMHRSHDFLVAPQLGIEPTTGETHLRHHISPNGFYRGRKVLKTKNDE; this comes from the coding sequence ATGGCAGTTCAGCAAAACAAGAAATCCCCTTCGAAGCGCGGTATGCACCGTTCGCACGACTTCCTGGTCGCGCCACAACTGGGCATCGAGCCAACCACCGGTGAAACGCATCTGCGTCACCACATCAGCCCTAACGGCTTTTACCGTGGTCGCAAAGTTCTCAAAACCAAAAACGACGAGTAA
- a CDS encoding Maf family nucleotide pyrophosphatase has translation MIPTSTAPRLILASSSAYRRELLERLRLPFDVLVPDIDETPLPGELPEATALRLARAKAEAVAARAPGSVVIGSDQVATLDGEQIGKPGNHANALAQLQTMRGRRVVFHTALCLWDGRTGTAQVENVQTFVTVRDLPDAELDAYLRIEQPYDCAGSAKNEALGIAILERIDSTDPTALTGLPLIALTGMLRQAGFSFFQQ, from the coding sequence ATGATACCAACTTCCACCGCACCGCGGCTAATTCTTGCATCGAGTTCCGCGTATCGGCGCGAATTGCTCGAACGCCTGCGCCTGCCGTTCGACGTGCTGGTGCCCGATATCGATGAAACGCCCCTGCCCGGCGAATTGCCCGAAGCGACCGCGCTGCGCCTGGCGCGCGCCAAGGCCGAAGCGGTCGCGGCGCGCGCGCCGGGCAGCGTTGTCATCGGTTCCGACCAGGTCGCCACGCTCGACGGCGAGCAGATCGGCAAACCGGGCAACCACGCCAATGCCCTGGCCCAGCTGCAGACCATGCGCGGACGGCGCGTGGTGTTCCACACGGCGCTGTGCCTGTGGGACGGCCGCACCGGCACGGCCCAGGTGGAGAACGTGCAAACGTTCGTCACCGTGCGCGACCTGCCAGATGCCGAACTCGACGCCTACCTGCGCATCGAGCAACCCTACGACTGCGCCGGCAGCGCCAAGAACGAAGCGCTCGGCATTGCCATCCTGGAACGCATCGACAGCACCGACCCGACCGCCCTCACCGGCCTGCCCCTGATCGCCCTGACCGGCATGCTGCGCCAGGCCGGATTCTCCTTCTTTCAACAGTGA
- a CDS encoding EAL and HDOD domain-containing protein — MPIDTVAELALPSDDFFLARQPILGRNQRLVAFELLFRSANGGDANVTDHAAATAAVISHASQLGMAKVVGERLAFVNVDEIVLMSDFVRFLPHDKVILEILETVQATPAVIARVRELKEFGFKFALDDVVDESEDVRKLVDLVDIIKVDVQAVPAQALPALVAALNGRNKKLLAEKVETVEEFEACMALGFEYFQGYYFARPAILSGKKIAPSELVILRLLDLINSDADDAEIERAVKRDALISLNLLRLVNTPAAGARGRIDSLTEALYVLGRQQLQRWLQILLYAKPGAAVELNSPLLQMATTRGKLMELMTQKVPGASAETGFTVGIMSLMDALFSMSMQEILGTVVVADEVRAALLERKGVLGDMLRVVELLDNPKRGPELARSLKALGLSAKVMREIEMEAFGWVNELVA, encoded by the coding sequence ATGCCTATTGATACCGTGGCCGAGCTGGCGCTGCCGTCCGACGATTTCTTTCTCGCGCGCCAGCCTATTCTCGGACGCAACCAGCGACTGGTTGCCTTTGAACTCTTGTTTCGCAGCGCAAACGGCGGCGACGCCAATGTGACCGATCACGCCGCCGCCACGGCGGCCGTGATTTCGCACGCGTCCCAACTCGGCATGGCCAAGGTGGTCGGCGAACGCCTGGCGTTCGTCAATGTCGACGAGATCGTCCTCATGAGCGACTTCGTGCGCTTCCTGCCGCACGACAAGGTCATCCTCGAAATCCTCGAAACCGTGCAGGCCACGCCCGCTGTGATCGCGCGCGTGCGCGAGCTCAAGGAGTTCGGCTTCAAGTTCGCCCTTGACGATGTGGTCGACGAGTCCGAGGATGTGCGCAAGCTGGTCGACCTGGTCGACATCATCAAGGTCGATGTGCAGGCCGTGCCGGCGCAGGCCTTGCCGGCGCTGGTGGCCGCCCTGAACGGACGCAACAAGAAGCTGCTGGCCGAAAAGGTCGAGACGGTCGAGGAGTTCGAGGCGTGCATGGCGCTCGGCTTCGAGTATTTCCAGGGCTATTATTTCGCGCGTCCGGCCATTTTGAGCGGCAAGAAAATCGCGCCGTCGGAACTGGTCATCCTGCGCCTGCTCGACCTGATCAATTCGGACGCCGACGACGCCGAGATCGAGCGCGCCGTCAAGCGCGACGCCCTGATCAGCCTGAATCTGCTGCGGCTGGTCAATACCCCGGCGGCCGGCGCGCGCGGGCGCATCGATTCGCTGACCGAGGCGCTGTACGTGCTGGGGCGTCAGCAATTGCAGCGCTGGCTGCAAATCCTGCTGTATGCCAAGCCGGGCGCGGCGGTCGAGCTGAATTCGCCGCTGCTGCAGATGGCCACCACGCGCGGCAAGCTGATGGAACTGATGACGCAGAAAGTGCCGGGCGCCAGCGCCGAGACCGGTTTCACGGTGGGCATCATGTCGCTGATGGATGCGCTGTTTTCGATGTCGATGCAGGAAATTCTCGGCACCGTGGTGGTGGCCGACGAAGTGCGCGCCGCCCTGCTCGAACGCAAGGGCGTGCTGGGCGACATGCTGCGCGTGGTCGAGCTGCTGGATAATCCCAAGCGCGGCCCGGAACTGGCCAGGTCGCTCAAGGCGCTCGGCCTCAGTGCCAAGGTCATGCGCGAGATCGAAATGGAAGCCTTCGGCTGGGTGAACGAGCTGGTGGCCTGA
- a CDS encoding 23S rRNA (adenine(2030)-N(6))-methyltransferase RlmJ has product MLSYRHAFHAGNHADVLKHFVQIQLHEYMNQKDTAYTYIDTHSGAGVYALDGGYASKNAEYETGIGPLWERKDLPKPLAEYVNLIKELNPSGKMRYYPGSPYCADKVMREHDRLRLFELHPADSKILADNFRKVEAHAAAQGERPSARGRRVLIERGDGFHALKTLLPPPSRRALVLIDPPYEDKQDYRKVRDALDDALVRFPSGIYAIWYPVLQRMESRQFADKLKRLAAKEWLNVTLTITTPGPDGFGLHSSGMFILNPPYTLEPTLRQVMPYLVQVLGKNADATYVIEKGTQVTGTASGRTGANGAVRMPVGNARKASPTAGAGSLRLPGQAPAGTPGAAGGAPRAPVAKRSSIAAAAAGKSARPTEAGVTRKSARPAEGGAAGKSARPTGPRNSGPRRP; this is encoded by the coding sequence ATGTTGAGCTACCGCCACGCCTTTCACGCGGGTAATCACGCCGACGTCCTGAAGCATTTCGTGCAGATTCAGCTGCACGAATACATGAATCAGAAAGACACGGCCTACACCTATATCGACACCCACTCCGGTGCCGGCGTGTATGCGCTCGATGGCGGTTACGCGTCCAAGAACGCCGAATACGAAACCGGCATCGGCCCGCTGTGGGAGCGCAAGGACTTGCCCAAGCCGCTGGCTGAATACGTCAACCTGATCAAGGAACTGAACCCGAGCGGCAAGATGCGCTACTACCCGGGTTCGCCGTATTGCGCCGACAAGGTCATGCGCGAGCACGACCGCCTGCGCCTGTTCGAGCTGCATCCGGCCGACAGCAAGATCCTGGCCGATAACTTCCGCAAGGTCGAAGCGCACGCGGCAGCGCAGGGCGAGCGCCCGAGCGCGCGCGGCCGGCGCGTGCTGATCGAGCGCGGCGATGGTTTCCACGCCCTCAAGACCCTGCTGCCGCCGCCATCGCGCCGCGCCCTGGTCCTGATCGACCCGCCGTACGAAGACAAGCAGGATTACCGCAAGGTGCGCGACGCGCTCGACGATGCGCTGGTGCGTTTCCCGTCCGGCATTTACGCGATCTGGTATCCGGTGCTGCAGCGCATGGAATCGCGCCAGTTCGCCGACAAGCTCAAGCGCCTGGCGGCCAAGGAATGGCTGAACGTCACCCTGACCATCACCACCCCGGGTCCGGATGGCTTCGGCCTGCACAGCAGCGGCATGTTCATTCTCAACCCGCCGTACACCCTGGAGCCGACCTTGCGCCAGGTGATGCCGTACCTGGTGCAGGTGCTGGGCAAGAATGCCGACGCCACCTACGTGATCGAAAAAGGCACCCAGGTGACCGGTACCGCCAGCGGCCGCACCGGTGCCAACGGCGCCGTGCGCATGCCGGTCGGTAACGCCCGCAAGGCCAGCCCGACCGCCGGTGCCGGCAGCCTGCGCCTGCCAGGGCAAGCACCGGCAGGCACGCCCGGCGCGGCTGGCGGCGCACCACGCGCGCCGGTGGCCAAGCGCTCCAGCATTGCCGCTGCCGCGGCTGGCAAGAGCGCGCGCCCCACCGAGGCTGGCGTCACGCGCAAGAGTGCGCGGCCGGCCGAAGGCGGCGCGGCGGGCAAGAGTGCGCGTCCGACCGGTCCACGCAACAGCGGCCCGCGCCGTCCTTAA
- a CDS encoding cache domain-containing protein, whose amino-acid sequence MNPKFSLNIFHKVLITLLAVTLIPLCTLWIISDRAAQRELTDNVSQSLILTMDTVANGINTWDDTNLHAMNQASRLADTISMIPERQIPILKATGKAYEWSFLMFTIAPDGSNTARNDGGAPINYGDRSYFQAVMKGQPVGRQVAISKTTGKPALIVATPIRDANAALVGVLAMSMNLTDISKIVTDIRIGDTGRAILLDASNKVIAHGDASKVRTALQDFTGYPALKVAGIVDAPVVYTAEERKVIGFMRKLPQGWTLLVEQDYDEAYATMHKMEREARILIAAAVVLVIGVAIFFGKALTRPINELTAIARQLSNGELQVNIPQTARGDEIGSLARAIERLGVSIQLAMDRLRKKV is encoded by the coding sequence ATGAACCCAAAATTTAGTTTGAATATTTTTCACAAGGTACTCATCACCTTGCTCGCAGTCACACTGATCCCCCTGTGCACCCTGTGGATCATCAGTGACCGGGCAGCGCAGCGCGAGCTGACCGACAACGTGTCGCAAAGCCTGATCCTGACCATGGACACCGTGGCCAACGGCATCAACACGTGGGACGACACCAATCTGCACGCGATGAACCAGGCCAGCCGCCTTGCGGATACGATTTCGATGATTCCGGAGCGCCAGATCCCGATCCTGAAGGCGACCGGCAAAGCCTACGAATGGTCGTTCCTGATGTTTACGATCGCACCGGACGGCTCGAACACGGCCCGTAACGACGGCGGCGCCCCGATCAATTACGGCGACCGTTCGTACTTCCAGGCCGTGATGAAGGGCCAGCCCGTCGGCCGCCAGGTCGCCATCAGCAAAACGACCGGCAAGCCGGCGCTGATCGTGGCCACTCCGATCCGCGATGCCAACGCCGCCCTGGTCGGCGTGCTGGCCATGTCAATGAACCTGACCGATATTTCCAAAATCGTGACCGACATCCGCATCGGCGACACCGGCCGCGCCATCCTGCTCGACGCCAGCAACAAGGTCATCGCCCACGGCGACGCTTCCAAGGTCCGTACCGCCCTGCAAGATTTCACCGGTTACCCGGCACTCAAGGTGGCCGGCATCGTCGACGCCCCTGTCGTCTACACTGCGGAAGAGCGCAAAGTGATCGGTTTCATGCGCAAATTGCCGCAAGGCTGGACTTTGTTGGTTGAACAAGATTACGATGAAGCATACGCTACGATGCACAAGATGGAACGCGAAGCGCGCATCCTGATCGCCGCGGCCGTGGTCCTGGTCATCGGCGTCGCCATTTTCTTCGGCAAGGCATTGACCCGTCCGATCAACGAACTGACCGCGATTGCCCGTCAGCTCAGCAATGGCGAACTGCAAGTCAATATTCCGCAAACGGCCCGCGGCGATGAAATTGGCTCGCTGGCCCGTGCCATCGAACGTCTCGGCGTCAGCATCCAGCTGGCAATGGATCGCCTGCGTAAAAAGGTTTGA
- the aceA gene encoding isocitrate lyase, whose product MATREQQVAELQKDWDTNPRWKGVVRNYTAADVVRLRGSLKIEHTLAKRGAEKLWDLVNNEPFVNALGAMTGNQAMQQVKAGLKAIYLSGWQVAGDANVAGEMYPDQSLYPANSVPLVVRRINNTFQRADQIQWSEGKDDIDYFAPIIADAEAGFGGVLNAYELMKSMIDAGAAGVHFEDQLASVKKCGHMGGKVLVPTREAVEKLTAARLAADVMGTSTLVIARTDAEAADLLTSDVDDNDREFCTGERTVEGFYKVRPGIEQAISRAIAYAPFADLVWCETGKPDLAFAKQFADAVHAKFPGKMLAYNCSPSFNWKKNLDDATIAKFQKELGAMGYKFQFITLAGFHALNYGMFNLAHGYARRQMSAFVELQEAEFAAADKGFTAVKHQREVGTGYFDAVTQTIQQNQSSTTALHGSTEDEQFFDEKKVA is encoded by the coding sequence ATGGCAACTCGTGAACAGCAAGTAGCAGAACTGCAAAAAGATTGGGACACCAACCCACGCTGGAAGGGTGTTGTACGTAACTACACCGCAGCCGACGTGGTGCGTCTGCGCGGCTCGCTGAAGATCGAGCACACGCTGGCCAAGCGCGGCGCGGAAAAATTGTGGGATCTGGTGAATAACGAGCCTTTCGTCAACGCCCTCGGCGCCATGACCGGCAACCAGGCCATGCAGCAGGTCAAGGCTGGCCTGAAAGCCATCTACCTGTCCGGCTGGCAAGTCGCAGGCGACGCCAACGTCGCTGGCGAAATGTATCCCGACCAATCGCTGTACCCGGCCAATTCGGTGCCGCTGGTCGTACGCCGCATCAACAACACCTTCCAGCGCGCCGACCAGATCCAGTGGTCCGAAGGCAAGGATGACATCGATTACTTCGCGCCGATCATCGCCGATGCCGAAGCCGGCTTCGGCGGCGTCCTGAATGCCTACGAACTGATGAAGTCGATGATCGATGCGGGCGCCGCCGGCGTTCACTTCGAAGATCAGCTGGCGTCGGTCAAGAAATGCGGCCACATGGGCGGCAAAGTGCTGGTGCCAACCCGTGAAGCGGTCGAAAAGCTGACCGCGGCGCGCCTGGCGGCCGACGTGATGGGCACCTCGACCCTGGTGATCGCCCGTACCGACGCCGAAGCGGCCGACCTGCTGACCTCCGACGTGGATGACAACGACCGTGAATTCTGCACCGGCGAGCGCACCGTGGAAGGCTTCTACAAAGTCCGTCCGGGCATCGAGCAAGCCATTTCGCGCGCCATTGCCTACGCGCCGTTCGCCGACCTGGTGTGGTGCGAAACCGGCAAGCCGGACCTGGCCTTCGCCAAGCAGTTCGCCGACGCCGTGCACGCCAAGTTCCCAGGCAAGATGCTCGCTTACAACTGCTCGCCATCGTTCAACTGGAAAAAGAACCTGGACGATGCCACCATCGCCAAGTTCCAGAAAGAACTGGGCGCCATGGGTTACAAGTTCCAGTTCATCACCCTGGCCGGCTTCCATGCCCTGAACTACGGCATGTTCAACCTGGCGCACGGCTATGCGCGTCGCCAGATGTCGGCCTTCGTCGAGCTGCAGGAAGCCGAATTCGCCGCCGCCGACAAGGGCTTCACGGCCGTCAAGCACCAGCGCGAAGTCGGTACCGGCTATTTTGACGCCGTCACCCAGACCATCCAGCAGAACCAGAGCTCGACCACCGCGCTGCATGGTTCGACCGAAGATGAACAATTCTTCGACGAAAAGAAAGTAGCTTAA
- the rraA gene encoding ribonuclease E activity regulator RraA, translating into MTFATTDLCDDHPELLEDGRLAVLPPLFRHYGQQVRFCGSVTTLKVFEDNALVRATLEAPGNGNVLVIDGGASLRRALVGGQLALLAQNNGWSGIVVDGCVRDSDEINACAIGVRALGTHPRKSSKLGAGERNVRICVSGVAVQPGDWLYADADGIVVAQQKLA; encoded by the coding sequence ATGACCTTTGCCACCACCGATCTGTGCGACGACCACCCTGAACTGCTGGAAGACGGCCGCCTGGCCGTGCTGCCGCCCCTGTTCAGGCATTACGGGCAGCAGGTGCGCTTCTGCGGCAGCGTGACCACTCTCAAGGTGTTCGAGGACAATGCCCTGGTGCGCGCCACGCTCGAAGCGCCGGGTAACGGCAATGTGCTGGTCATCGATGGTGGCGCCAGCCTGCGCCGCGCGCTGGTCGGCGGCCAGCTGGCCTTGCTGGCGCAAAACAATGGCTGGAGCGGCATCGTGGTCGATGGCTGCGTGCGCGACAGTGACGAAATCAACGCCTGCGCCATCGGGGTGCGCGCGCTGGGCACCCATCCGCGCAAAAGCAGCAAGCTGGGCGCGGGCGAACGCAATGTGCGCATCTGCGTCAGCGGGGTCGCGGTGCAGCCGGGCGATTGGTTGTATGCCGATGCCGACGGCATCGTGGTGGCGCAGCAAAAGCTGGCCTGA
- the plsX gene encoding phosphate acyltransferase PlsX produces the protein MTIKISIDCMGGDHGPSVTIPAALSFLSSEPEAELILVGLQDELRAELKKHKADSHPRLSILHASEVVTMDDPIEIALRRKKDSSMRVAIELVKDGKAQACVSAGNTGALMAVSRYVLKTMAGVDRPAICSILPNQKDGPTYMLDLGANVDCEPHHLHQFAIMGSVLVSAMEGIKRPTIGLLNVGTEEIKGNEVVKATGKLLREDHERGALNFYGNVEGNDIFKGTTDIVVCDGFVGNVTLKAAEGLGRFVKDALTTEFKRNPLTMLGAIIGRGALKKFSNRFNPSRYNGASLLGLRGLVFKSHGGADAYSYEWAIKRAFDAAKYNVQEQLSAMIAELMPRTPDPEVPGITHS, from the coding sequence ATGACAATTAAAATTTCCATTGACTGCATGGGCGGCGATCATGGCCCCTCAGTTACTATCCCCGCAGCACTCTCTTTCCTCAGCAGCGAACCCGAAGCAGAATTGATTCTGGTCGGCCTGCAGGACGAGTTGCGCGCAGAACTCAAAAAACACAAAGCCGACAGCCATCCGCGCCTGTCCATCCTGCATGCGTCCGAAGTGGTGACGATGGATGATCCCATCGAAATCGCCCTGCGCCGCAAGAAGGATTCGTCGATGCGCGTGGCGATCGAGCTGGTCAAGGACGGCAAGGCCCAGGCCTGTGTGTCCGCCGGCAATACCGGCGCCCTGATGGCGGTGTCGCGCTATGTGCTCAAGACCATGGCCGGGGTCGACCGTCCCGCCATTTGCTCGATCCTTCCCAACCAGAAAGACGGCCCGACCTATATGCTGGACCTGGGCGCGAACGTCGACTGCGAGCCGCATCACCTGCACCAGTTCGCCATCATGGGCTCGGTGCTGGTCTCGGCCATGGAAGGCATCAAGCGCCCCACCATCGGCTTGCTCAATGTCGGCACCGAAGAAATCAAGGGCAATGAAGTGGTCAAGGCCACCGGCAAGCTGCTGCGCGAAGACCATGAGCGCGGCGCCCTGAATTTCTACGGCAACGTCGAAGGCAACGATATTTTCAAGGGCACCACCGACATCGTGGTGTGCGACGGTTTCGTCGGCAACGTCACGCTCAAGGCGGCCGAGGGACTGGGCCGCTTCGTCAAGGATGCCCTGACCACCGAGTTCAAGCGCAATCCGCTGACCATGCTCGGGGCCATCATCGGACGCGGCGCCCTGAAGAAATTCTCCAACCGTTTCAATCCGTCGCGCTACAACGGCGCCAGCCTGCTCGGTTTGCGCGGCCTGGTGTTCAAGAGCCACGGCGGCGCCGATGCCTACTCGTATGAGTGGGCGATCAAACGCGCCTTCGACGCGGCAAAATACAATGTGCAGGAGCAGCTCTCGGCCATGATCGCCGAGTTGATGCCCCGTACGCCTGACCCGGAAGTGCCAGGAATAACCCACTCGTAG
- a CDS encoding SAM-dependent methyltransferase: protein MSGTLYLIPNTLGADTATDALAHIIPEQVQALTARLDYFVAENAKTARGFLKLIAQRHPLAKTLQEIEIAELNVNTPAQALAGLLEPLLAGRDAGLISEAGVPAVADPGADLVRLSHERGIQVRPLVGPSSLLLAVMASGLNGQSFAFNGYLPTDAALRTKRIKELETRSRAEKQTQLLIETPYRNGAMLDALVGACQPGTLICVATDLSLPTESIRTLNGGKWKSLLAAGKAPDFHKKPTVFLLLA, encoded by the coding sequence ATGTCCGGCACTTTATATCTGATCCCCAACACCCTCGGCGCCGACACGGCCACCGACGCGCTCGCGCACATCATTCCCGAGCAAGTCCAGGCACTGACCGCGCGCCTCGACTATTTTGTCGCCGAAAACGCCAAGACCGCGCGCGGCTTCCTGAAGCTGATTGCGCAGCGGCATCCATTAGCGAAAACATTGCAGGAAATCGAGATTGCTGAACTGAACGTGAACACCCCGGCGCAAGCGCTGGCCGGCTTGCTGGAACCGCTGCTGGCCGGGCGCGACGCCGGCCTCATCTCGGAAGCGGGCGTGCCGGCGGTGGCCGATCCGGGCGCCGACCTGGTGCGTCTGTCGCACGAGCGCGGCATCCAGGTGCGCCCGCTGGTCGGTCCCTCGTCGCTGCTGCTGGCGGTGATGGCGAGCGGCTTGAACGGCCAGAGCTTCGCCTTCAACGGCTACCTGCCGACCGACGCGGCGCTGCGCACCAAGCGCATCAAGGAGCTGGAAACGCGTTCACGCGCGGAAAAGCAGACCCAGCTGCTGATCGAAACGCCCTACCGCAACGGCGCCATGCTCGACGCCCTGGTCGGCGCCTGCCAGCCGGGCACGCTGATCTGCGTCGCGACCGACCTGAGCCTGCCGACCGAATCGATCCGCACCTTGAACGGCGGCAAATGGAAGTCATTGCTGGCGGCCGGCAAGGCGCCCGACTTCCACAAGAAGCCGACGGTGTTTTTGCTGCTGGCGTAA
- a CDS encoding cache domain-containing protein codes for MNPKFTLNIFHKVLITLLAVTLIPLCTLWLVSDKAAQRQLTANVSQNLVLTMNTVANGIIGWDNTNVRAMTQAASLDDMISMKAERQNPILSVTGTAYEWSYLMFTITPDGANVGRNDGGALTPYGDRSYFQQVIKGAPVGRQVVIGKTSGKPALILATPIRDASSTLVGVLAMSMYLTDISKIVTDIRIGETGRAILLDASNKVIAHGDASKVRTALQDFSAYPALKVAGIADAPVVYNSEDRQVIGFMRKLPQGWTLLVEQDYDEAFATMNRMEKDARVLIGVSVALVIAIAIFLGKALTRPINDLTAIARQLSNGELQVTIAQIDRGDEIGSLARAIDRLGVSIQLAMDRLRKKG; via the coding sequence ATGAACCCAAAATTTACTCTTAATATTTTCCACAAAGTACTCATCACTCTGTTAGCGGTCACGCTGATCCCCCTGTGTACATTGTGGCTGGTCAGCGACAAGGCAGCCCAGCGCCAGCTGACCGCCAACGTGTCGCAAAACCTGGTCCTGACCATGAACACGGTTGCCAACGGCATTATTGGGTGGGATAACACCAACGTGCGCGCCATGACCCAGGCGGCCAGCCTGGACGACATGATTTCGATGAAGGCCGAGCGCCAGAATCCGATCCTGAGCGTCACCGGCACCGCCTACGAATGGTCGTACCTGATGTTTACCATCACGCCCGACGGCGCCAACGTCGGCCGCAACGACGGCGGCGCCCTGACCCCCTACGGCGACCGCTCCTACTTCCAGCAAGTCATCAAGGGCGCGCCGGTCGGCCGCCAGGTCGTGATCGGCAAAACCAGCGGCAAGCCGGCGCTGATCTTGGCCACCCCGATCCGCGACGCCAGCTCCACGCTGGTCGGCGTGCTGGCCATGTCGATGTACCTGACGGATATTTCCAAGATCGTTACCGATATCCGCATCGGCGAAACCGGCCGCGCCATCCTGCTCGACGCCAGCAACAAGGTCATCGCCCACGGCGACGCCTCCAAGGTCCGCACCGCGCTGCAGGATTTCAGCGCCTATCCGGCACTGAAAGTGGCCGGCATCGCCGACGCGCCGGTCGTCTACAACTCCGAAGATCGCCAGGTGATCGGCTTCATGCGTAAATTACCGCAAGGCTGGACCTTGCTGGTTGAACAAGATTACGACGAAGCATTCGCCACCATGAACCGGATGGAAAAGGATGCCCGCGTCCTGATCGGCGTCAGCGTGGCGCTCGTCATCGCCATCGCGATTTTCCTCGGCAAGGCCCTGACCCGTCCGATCAACGATTTGACCGCGATTGCGCGTCAGCTCAGCAACGGCGAACTGCAGGTCACGATCGCGCAAATCGATCGCGGCGATGAAATCGGCTCGCTGGCCCGCGCCATCGATCGCCTCGGTGTGAGTATTCAGCTGGCAATGGATCGCCTGCGCAAGAAGGGGTAA